One genomic region from Neisseria weaveri encodes:
- a CDS encoding chorismate mutase, with product MIIVMQKHADESAVENVIKVIRSRGLQEHVSRGEERTIIGAVGDERVFHPHEIENLPQVERAIRVLSDWRIISRETQPEDSMIAVRGVVFGGGKMLDIATDTVRLDRADAVLTDPFYLPSRPYADCHGQAASSESVQIREMQTLVRNVHATGKPIMVRIRDVRQIEPALAAEADILYLGGELMSNRALQDEVGRLNTPVVLCKDKHHRVDEWLIAAEHIALRGNHHIILGEAGTLSFEPEHTYRLDVDAVVRARKVSHLPVIANITRLWHGDMPQEVLYRLAQAAGANGVISSLP from the coding sequence ATGATTATCGTGATGCAGAAGCATGCCGATGAGTCGGCAGTTGAAAATGTGATTAAGGTAATCCGCAGCCGCGGTTTGCAGGAACACGTTTCCCGCGGAGAAGAACGGACGATTATCGGCGCGGTTGGCGATGAAAGGGTGTTTCACCCGCATGAGATCGAAAACCTGCCGCAAGTAGAGCGGGCAATACGGGTATTGAGCGACTGGCGGATCATCAGCCGTGAAACCCAGCCGGAAGACAGCATGATTGCCGTGCGCGGTGTGGTGTTCGGCGGAGGCAAAATGTTGGACATTGCAACCGATACGGTGCGTTTGGATCGTGCCGATGCGGTGCTGACCGATCCGTTTTACCTGCCTTCGCGGCCTTATGCCGATTGCCATGGTCAGGCAGCAAGCAGCGAATCGGTGCAGATACGGGAAATGCAGACCCTTGTCCGCAACGTACATGCGACAGGCAAGCCGATTATGGTGCGGATACGCGATGTGCGCCAGATTGAGCCGGCATTGGCGGCGGAGGCCGATATTCTGTATTTGGGCGGCGAGCTGATGAGCAACCGTGCTTTGCAGGACGAAGTAGGCCGGCTGAATACGCCGGTGGTGTTGTGCAAAGACAAACACCACCGTGTAGACGAGTGGCTGATTGCGGCCGAACACATTGCTTTGCGCGGCAACCACCATATTATTTTGGGCGAAGCAGGCACATTGAGTTTCGAGCCCGAGCATACCTACCGCTTGGATGTCGATGCGGTGGTGCGTGCACGCAAAGTCAGCCACTTGCCCGTGATTGCCAATATTACCCGCCTGTGGCACGGCGATATGCCGCAGGAAGTGTTGTACCGTTTGGCGCAGGCTGCCGGAGCAAACGGCGTCATCAGCAGCTTGCCTTAA